Proteins encoded by one window of Dietzia sp. B32:
- the lysA gene encoding diaminopimelate decarboxylase → MSAHPAGARHEVPHAPGIGERPADADDIMALAPAVWPRGSERRHDGVVEFAGVTASDLAADFGTPLFVIDEDDFRSRCREMAEAFGGADRVHYASKAFLSMETARWVAEEGLGLDVASGGELAIALKAGFPPERITVHGNNKSTDELRLAVRSGVAHVVIDAMSEIGLLDRIAGEEGVVQDVFIRVTVGVEAHTHEFIATAHEDQKFGFSLAGGAAMQAVRAVFDAPNIRLTGLHSHIGSQIFDIDGFELAARRVIGLLRDIVDEFGTERTAQLDHLDLGGGLGISYVSSDDPPPVSQLAASLREIVEGFARDAGLDPPTLVVEPGRAIAGPGTITLYEVGVVKDVQLAGGESRRYISVDGGMSDNIRTALYDAVYDARLVSRSSAADPVVARLVGKHCESGDVVVRDLWMPEDTGAGDLVAVAATGAYCYSMSSRYNMIGRPAVVAVRDGRARLVLRRETLDDLTSLEVGQ, encoded by the coding sequence GTGAGCGCCCACCCCGCCGGGGCCCGCCACGAGGTCCCGCACGCGCCGGGAATCGGCGAGCGACCCGCTGACGCGGACGACATCATGGCGCTGGCACCGGCCGTGTGGCCGCGCGGCTCCGAACGCCGCCACGACGGCGTCGTGGAGTTCGCGGGTGTGACCGCGAGCGATCTCGCCGCGGATTTCGGAACTCCGCTATTCGTCATCGACGAGGACGATTTCCGGTCCCGCTGCCGCGAGATGGCGGAGGCGTTCGGCGGTGCGGACCGGGTCCACTACGCGTCCAAGGCGTTCCTGAGCATGGAGACCGCTCGGTGGGTCGCCGAAGAAGGGCTGGGGCTGGATGTCGCCTCGGGCGGCGAGCTCGCGATAGCGCTGAAGGCGGGGTTCCCGCCGGAGCGGATCACCGTCCACGGCAACAACAAGTCGACGGACGAGTTGCGACTCGCCGTGCGCAGCGGCGTCGCCCACGTGGTGATCGACGCGATGTCGGAGATCGGGTTGCTCGATCGGATCGCCGGCGAGGAGGGCGTCGTACAGGACGTCTTCATCCGGGTCACGGTGGGCGTCGAGGCACACACCCACGAGTTCATCGCGACCGCCCACGAGGACCAGAAGTTCGGCTTCTCGTTGGCGGGAGGCGCGGCGATGCAGGCCGTGCGCGCGGTGTTCGATGCGCCGAACATCCGGCTGACCGGGCTGCACAGCCACATCGGGTCGCAGATCTTCGACATCGACGGGTTCGAGCTCGCGGCCCGACGGGTGATCGGTCTCCTGCGCGACATCGTCGACGAGTTCGGTACCGAGCGGACCGCCCAGCTCGACCACCTCGATCTGGGCGGTGGCCTCGGCATCAGCTACGTCTCCTCGGATGACCCGCCGCCGGTGTCCCAGTTGGCGGCGTCCCTGCGGGAGATCGTCGAGGGGTTCGCCAGGGACGCGGGACTCGATCCGCCGACGCTGGTGGTCGAGCCCGGTCGCGCGATCGCCGGTCCGGGGACGATCACGCTCTACGAGGTGGGCGTGGTCAAGGACGTGCAGCTCGCGGGCGGGGAGAGCCGTCGTTACATCAGTGTGGACGGCGGGATGAGCGACAACATCCGCACCGCCCTGTACGACGCCGTCTACGACGCTCGACTCGTTAGCCGATCCTCGGCCGCAGACCCGGTGGTGGCGAGGCTCGTGGGTAAGCACTGTGAGAGCGGCGACGTGGTGGTTCGCGACCTGTGGATGCCGGAGGACACCGGAGCCGGCGACCTCGTGGCCGTCGCGGCCACGGGTGCGTACTGCTACTCGATGTCGAGTCGGTACAACATGATCGGACGACCCGCCGTCGTGGCGGTGCGCGACGGGCGGGCACGATTGGTGCTACGTCGTGAGACCCTTGACGATCTGACGAGCCTGGAGGTGGGACAGTGA
- the rho gene encoding transcription termination factor Rho gives MRLTDLKSLAQQMGLKGLSGKRKGDLVAMIEGARGGRPAQTRESAPKNEPAPKAEPAPKADSPKADPRRAESEAASNDPFARPDADADTQQGRSGRRDRGARADGGAENPQGGSDDSDSGRSGGDDRSRDDGRGQGDRKRDEGNRGGGQRQGRNQQNRDQQGGRHRDQQGGGRNDQDNQGGNRDQQGGRNRDQQGGGRNDQGNQGGNRDQQGNRDQQGGGRNDQGNRDQQGRARNDQSDQGGDNGPRDDGSNRDDDGGGRGRRSRRRRERNRGGGRPVEGETEVREDDVLQPVAGILDVLDNYAFVRTSGYLAGSNDVYVSMNMIRRHGLRRGDAVTGAVKMPRDGQSEGQGGGGQGGGQGGKNRQKFNPLVRIDSVNGGPVDQVRNRPDFSKLTPLYPNQRLRLETEKNIISTRVIDLIMPIGKGQRALIVSPPKAGKTTILQNIANAIAINNPECHLMVVLVDERPEEVTDMQRSVKGEVIASTFDRPPSDHTQVAELAIERAKRLVEMGQDVVVLLDSITRLGRAYNNSSAASGRILSGGVDSTALYPPKRFLGAARNIENGGSLTIIATAMVETGSAGDTVIFEEFKGTGNAELKLDRRIAERRVFPAVDVGPSGTRKEELLMSPEEAGIMHKLRRVLSGLDSHQAIDLLMSQLRKTNTNYEFLLQVAKTTPTLPQDEE, from the coding sequence ATGCGCCTGACCGATCTCAAGTCGCTGGCACAGCAGATGGGCCTCAAGGGCCTGTCGGGTAAGCGCAAGGGCGACCTCGTCGCGATGATCGAGGGTGCCCGCGGCGGGCGTCCCGCCCAGACCCGCGAGTCCGCCCCGAAGAACGAGCCCGCCCCGAAGGCCGAGCCCGCCCCGAAGGCCGACTCTCCGAAGGCCGACCCCCGGAGAGCAGAGTCCGAGGCCGCCTCGAATGACCCCTTCGCACGGCCCGACGCCGATGCCGACACCCAGCAGGGTCGGTCCGGCAGGCGGGACCGCGGCGCCCGGGCGGACGGGGGTGCCGAGAACCCACAGGGTGGATCCGACGACTCCGACTCCGGCCGCTCCGGTGGCGACGATCGCTCGCGGGACGATGGTCGCGGTCAGGGTGACCGGAAGCGCGACGAGGGAAACCGCGGTGGCGGGCAGCGTCAGGGGCGCAATCAGCAGAACCGGGACCAGCAGGGCGGACGTCACCGCGACCAGCAGGGTGGCGGTCGTAACGACCAGGACAACCAGGGCGGCAACCGGGACCAGCAGGGCGGACGTAACCGCGACCAACAGGGTGGCGGACGCAACGACCAGGGCAACCAGGGTGGCAACCGGGACCAGCAGGGCAACCGCGACCAGCAGGGTGGCGGTCGCAACGATCAGGGCAACCGCGACCAGCAGGGTCGCGCCCGCAACGACCAGTCCGACCAGGGCGGGGACAACGGTCCCCGCGACGACGGTTCTAACCGTGACGACGACGGCGGGGGCCGCGGTCGTCGCAGCCGTCGCCGCCGCGAACGCAATCGTGGTGGGGGACGCCCGGTCGAGGGCGAGACCGAGGTGCGGGAGGACGACGTCCTCCAGCCGGTCGCCGGCATCCTCGACGTGCTGGACAACTACGCGTTCGTCCGCACGTCCGGTTACCTCGCCGGGTCGAACGACGTCTACGTGTCCATGAACATGATCCGTCGGCACGGTCTGCGCCGCGGTGACGCCGTCACCGGCGCGGTCAAGATGCCGCGCGACGGCCAGAGCGAGGGCCAGGGTGGCGGAGGCCAGGGTGGCGGGCAGGGCGGCAAGAACCGCCAGAAGTTCAACCCGCTGGTCCGCATCGACTCCGTCAACGGTGGGCCGGTCGACCAGGTCCGCAATCGACCGGACTTTTCCAAGCTGACCCCGCTGTACCCCAATCAGCGGCTGCGGCTCGAGACGGAGAAGAACATCATCTCCACCCGCGTGATCGACCTGATCATGCCGATCGGTAAGGGTCAGCGCGCGCTCATCGTGTCGCCGCCCAAGGCCGGTAAGACGACGATCCTGCAGAACATCGCCAACGCGATCGCGATCAACAACCCGGAATGCCACCTCATGGTCGTCCTCGTCGACGAGCGACCGGAGGAGGTCACCGACATGCAGCGGTCGGTGAAGGGCGAGGTCATCGCGTCGACCTTCGACCGTCCGCCGTCAGATCACACGCAGGTCGCCGAACTGGCGATCGAGCGGGCCAAGCGCCTGGTGGAGATGGGGCAGGACGTCGTCGTCCTCCTCGACTCGATCACGCGTCTCGGCCGCGCGTACAACAACTCCTCTGCCGCCTCCGGCCGCATCCTCTCGGGCGGTGTCGACTCCACGGCGCTCTACCCGCCCAAGCGGTTCCTGGGTGCGGCGCGCAACATCGAGAACGGCGGGTCGCTCACGATCATCGCCACGGCGATGGTGGAGACCGGCTCGGCCGGTGACACGGTGATCTTCGAGGAGTTCAAGGGCACCGGCAACGCCGAGCTGAAGCTGGACCGCCGGATCGCCGAGCGACGCGTCTTCCCCGCCGTCGACGTGGGCCCGTCCGGCACCCGCAAGGAGGAGCTGCTCATGAGCCCCGAGGAGGCGGGCATCATGCACAAGCTCCGTCGGGTGCTCTCGGGTCTGGATTCGCACCAGGCCATCGACCTGCTCATGTCGCAGTTGCGTAAGACCAACACCAACTACGAGTTCCTGCTGCAGGTGGCCAAGACGACGCCCACCCTGCCGCAGGACGAGGAGTGA
- a CDS encoding AMP-binding protein, with the protein MTVFGTMLDTPLLVSRILEHAAERHGGSTVTGFVGDMEPRPVRYDVVASRAAATANALTDLGVRPGDVVGILSGSRTEVVEAMFTLPSMGAVALPVNVLRSVEFMVSVLRDNRVGVVLVDPELLPAVLPVAAQVESLRHLVVVDSRIPTDCGDVGAEVHALEALLDGQPTTYPWPDLDERSAAAIAYTSGTTGASKGVAYTHRSIWLHSMQMSMAESAALRSGDTVLTTVPMYHVMSWGLPYAAFMTGAGLITARPRPGRVINTGHDMADLLREFRPNKMATTPATLQRLLRRLETHPQPIGHLGEILVGGSPVPEALFDAFVERHGVTIMQAYGLTESSPIATFARPDPHSSATRRRSQILGQGRFPAGVKARIVDGGRVQPSDGWSVGELQIRGPWVTARYLGNEASDRFVDGWLRTGDVASISPKGYLDVVDRVDDIIASGGELISTIELEHAVLLDDRVAEVAVVGVPDQRWGNRPLVLVQLKTGATATARSLWEGLDGIIENWKRPDHWAFVDSIPQTTVGKFDKIRIRASHAAGGYEVTTIAPAAPD; encoded by the coding sequence GTGACCGTGTTCGGAACGATGCTGGACACGCCACTGCTCGTGTCCCGGATCCTCGAGCACGCGGCGGAACGCCACGGCGGCTCCACTGTCACTGGGTTCGTCGGTGACATGGAACCCCGCCCGGTCAGGTACGACGTCGTGGCCTCACGTGCGGCCGCGACCGCGAACGCGCTCACCGACCTCGGGGTTCGGCCCGGTGATGTGGTGGGGATCCTCTCCGGCAGTCGTACCGAGGTCGTCGAGGCGATGTTCACCCTCCCCTCGATGGGCGCCGTGGCCCTCCCGGTGAACGTCCTCCGATCGGTGGAGTTCATGGTCTCCGTCCTGAGGGACAACCGGGTCGGAGTCGTCCTCGTGGACCCCGAACTGCTCCCCGCGGTCCTCCCGGTGGCCGCACAGGTCGAGTCGCTGCGCCACCTCGTCGTCGTCGACAGTCGGATACCCACCGACTGCGGTGACGTCGGCGCGGAGGTCCACGCCCTCGAGGCCCTCCTCGACGGCCAGCCCACCACCTACCCGTGGCCCGACCTCGACGAACGCTCCGCCGCCGCGATCGCCTACACCTCCGGCACCACGGGCGCCTCCAAGGGCGTGGCCTACACCCACAGGTCCATCTGGCTCCACTCGATGCAGATGTCCATGGCCGAGAGCGCCGCCCTGCGCAGTGGCGACACCGTCCTGACGACCGTCCCGATGTATCACGTCATGTCCTGGGGACTGCCGTACGCCGCCTTCATGACCGGCGCCGGCCTCATCACCGCCCGGCCCCGCCCGGGTCGGGTGATCAACACAGGGCATGACATGGCCGACCTCCTCCGCGAGTTCCGGCCGAACAAGATGGCCACCACGCCGGCGACCCTCCAACGACTCCTCCGGCGGCTGGAAACCCACCCGCAGCCGATCGGCCATCTCGGCGAGATCCTCGTCGGCGGCTCCCCCGTTCCCGAGGCCCTGTTCGACGCGTTCGTCGAGCGTCACGGGGTCACCATCATGCAGGCCTACGGACTCACCGAATCCAGCCCCATCGCGACGTTCGCCCGCCCCGACCCCCACTCCTCGGCGACCCGCCGACGCTCGCAGATCCTCGGGCAGGGACGGTTCCCCGCCGGGGTGAAGGCACGCATCGTCGACGGCGGCCGGGTCCAGCCCAGCGACGGGTGGTCCGTCGGCGAACTCCAGATCCGCGGCCCGTGGGTGACCGCCCGGTACCTCGGGAACGAGGCCTCCGACAGGTTCGTCGACGGCTGGCTACGTACCGGTGATGTCGCCAGCATCTCCCCCAAGGGCTACCTCGACGTGGTGGACCGGGTGGACGACATCATCGCCTCCGGCGGAGAACTGATCTCCACCATAGAACTGGAACACGCGGTGCTCCTCGACGACCGCGTGGCCGAGGTGGCCGTCGTGGGCGTACCCGACCAACGCTGGGGGAACCGCCCACTCGTCCTGGTCCAGCTCAAGACCGGTGCCACCGCGACGGCCCGCTCCCTCTGGGAGGGGCTGGACGGCATCATCGAGAACTGGAAACGCCCGGATCACTGGGCCTTCGTCGACAGCATCCCGCAGACCACGGTGGGCAAATTCGACAAGATCAGGATCCGGGCGAGCCATGCCGCCGGGGGGTACGAGGTCACGACGATCGCCCCGGCGGCGCCGGACTGA
- the prfA gene encoding peptide chain release factor 1 has product MSGAEGRSPSSVDDVLAEYDGLEAQLSDPALHEDASAARRVGKRFAELTPIVQCHRALVTTRDDAAAARELSDEDSSFAREAERLETEAAELETRLADLLAPRDPHDADDVVMEIKSGEGGEESALFAADLARMYTRYAEKHGWVVEVLGLTESDLGGYKDASFSIRARQPSRDGVWSRLKFEGGVHRVQRVPVTESQGRVHTSAAGVLVFPEPEDVGPVEIDESDLRIDVYRSSGKGGQGVNTTDSAVRITHLPTGTVVTCQNERSQLQNKQRALQVLAARLQAAAEEAANAEASEGRATQVRTVDRSERIRTYNFPENRIADHRVGFKAHNLDAVLDGDLDAVLDALAAEERRRRMEQA; this is encoded by the coding sequence GTGAGCGGGGCCGAGGGGCGATCGCCGTCCTCCGTCGACGACGTCCTGGCCGAGTACGACGGGCTCGAGGCGCAGTTGTCGGACCCGGCCCTGCACGAGGACGCCTCCGCCGCTCGACGGGTGGGCAAGCGTTTCGCCGAGCTCACGCCGATCGTGCAGTGTCACCGCGCGCTGGTGACCACGCGCGATGACGCCGCCGCGGCGCGGGAACTGTCGGACGAGGACTCCTCGTTCGCCCGCGAGGCCGAGCGGCTGGAGACCGAGGCCGCCGAGCTCGAGACGAGACTGGCCGACCTGCTCGCGCCCCGAGACCCCCATGACGCCGACGACGTGGTCATGGAGATCAAGTCGGGGGAGGGGGGGGAGGAGTCCGCGCTGTTCGCCGCCGACCTGGCCCGCATGTACACGCGGTACGCGGAGAAGCACGGGTGGGTCGTCGAGGTGCTCGGTCTGACCGAGTCCGACCTCGGCGGCTACAAGGACGCCTCCTTCTCCATCCGCGCCCGCCAGCCGTCGCGGGACGGCGTGTGGTCGCGACTCAAGTTCGAGGGCGGGGTGCACCGGGTACAGAGAGTGCCGGTGACCGAATCGCAGGGCCGGGTCCACACCTCGGCCGCAGGCGTGCTCGTCTTCCCGGAGCCGGAGGACGTGGGGCCGGTCGAGATCGACGAGTCCGATCTGCGTATCGACGTCTACCGTTCGTCGGGTAAGGGCGGGCAGGGGGTCAACACCACCGACTCGGCGGTGCGGATCACCCACCTCCCGACCGGCACGGTCGTCACGTGTCAGAACGAGCGCAGTCAGTTGCAGAACAAGCAGCGCGCGCTCCAGGTCCTCGCCGCGCGGCTCCAGGCCGCCGCCGAGGAGGCCGCCAACGCCGAGGCGTCCGAGGGGAGGGCCACCCAGGTCCGCACGGTCGACCGCTCGGAGCGCATCCGCACGTACAACTTCCCCGAGAACCGGATCGCCGACCACCGGGTGGGTTTCAAGGCGCACAACCTCGACGCCGTTCTGGACGGGGACCTCGACGCGGTGCTCGACGCCCTCGCGGCCGAGGAGCGACGCCGCCGCATGGAACAGGCCTAG
- a CDS encoding homoserine dehydrogenase — MSDATASGVRPVGVAVLGMGTVGTEVIRYMTENADALAARIGAPLVLRGVAVRDLGKDRGVDPDLLTADPSSLVTRDDVDVVVELMGGIDVPRPLLLEALRHGKSVVTANKALLAEYTDELAAMADSTNTDLYFEAAVAGAIPVIGPLRRSMAGDQVERVLGIVNGTTNYILSEMGSTGADYSETLAEASRLGYAEADPTADVEGYDAAAKAAILASIAFHSRVTAGDVYREGISRISPDDFESARDMDCTIKLLAICEKLTQSDGSEAVSARVYPALLPNSHPLATVNGAFNAVVVEAEAAGRLMFYGQGAGGAPTASAVLGDMVAAARNKVGAGRAPGESTYAALPVASMDEISTRYHVRMRVADKPGVLALVAAEFSRHGVSIAQVRQTEVEVPETGFDDVEPSAELTVLTHRASERALADTVAALSDQDAVTAITSVIRLEGVDTE, encoded by the coding sequence GTGAGCGACGCAACCGCGTCAGGCGTGCGACCCGTGGGGGTGGCGGTGCTCGGTATGGGCACCGTCGGCACCGAGGTCATCCGCTACATGACCGAGAACGCCGACGCACTGGCGGCCCGCATCGGCGCGCCCCTCGTCCTGCGTGGTGTGGCGGTCCGCGACCTGGGCAAGGACCGCGGGGTCGACCCGGACCTGCTGACCGCCGATCCGTCATCACTGGTCACCCGCGACGACGTCGATGTCGTCGTCGAACTCATGGGGGGCATCGACGTCCCGCGTCCCCTCCTGCTCGAGGCGCTGCGCCACGGCAAGTCCGTGGTCACCGCCAACAAGGCGTTGCTGGCGGAGTACACGGACGAGCTCGCGGCGATGGCCGACTCGACGAACACCGACCTGTACTTCGAGGCGGCGGTGGCCGGTGCGATCCCGGTCATCGGACCGTTGCGCAGGTCGATGGCCGGCGACCAGGTGGAGCGGGTCCTGGGGATCGTCAACGGGACCACCAACTACATCCTGTCGGAGATGGGGTCGACCGGCGCCGACTATTCGGAGACCCTGGCGGAGGCCTCCCGTCTCGGATACGCCGAGGCGGATCCGACAGCGGACGTGGAGGGCTACGACGCCGCCGCGAAGGCCGCGATCCTCGCCTCGATCGCGTTCCACAGCCGCGTGACGGCCGGGGACGTCTACCGCGAGGGCATCTCGCGGATCTCGCCGGACGACTTCGAGTCCGCCCGCGACATGGACTGCACGATCAAGCTGCTCGCGATCTGCGAGAAGCTGACCCAGTCCGACGGCTCCGAGGCCGTCTCCGCGCGCGTGTACCCGGCGCTACTGCCCAACAGTCATCCGCTGGCCACGGTGAACGGCGCGTTCAACGCGGTCGTCGTCGAGGCGGAGGCCGCCGGCCGGCTCATGTTCTACGGGCAGGGCGCGGGCGGTGCCCCTACCGCGTCCGCGGTCCTGGGCGACATGGTCGCCGCCGCCCGCAACAAGGTCGGTGCCGGCCGCGCCCCGGGGGAGTCCACGTACGCGGCCCTGCCGGTGGCGTCGATGGACGAGATCTCCACGCGATACCACGTCCGCATGCGGGTCGCCGACAAGCCCGGCGTGCTCGCCCTGGTCGCAGCCGAGTTCTCGCGGCACGGCGTCTCGATCGCCCAGGTCCGACAGACCGAGGTCGAGGTGCCGGAGACCGGGTTCGACGACGTCGAGCCGTCGGCAGAACTCACGGTCCTGACCCACCGGGCGTCCGAGCGCGCACTCGCCGACACCGTGGCCGCGTTGTCGGACCAGGACGCCGTCACGGCCATCACCAGCGTCATCCGTCTCGAGGGAGTGGACACCGAATGA
- the thrB gene encoding homoserine kinase, producing MSDVNGPGPEVFGSSGGRILPVGRTVTIEVPASSANLGPGFDALGVALGLYDSVTVTTIDSGLELEVSGEGAGQVPEDASHLVAKAVEAGLRAGGVGVPGVRISCRNAIPHSRGLGSSASAAVGGLVAANGLMGGVLTDEHLVQLSSEFEGHPDNAAASVLGGVVVSWTERSATGVHYRAVRMEVDPSIVATVLVPSETSSTAQTRGLLPATVPHEDAAFNASRAALMSVALAAHPEFLLAATEDRLHQSYRAPALVATTEWVTRLRERGLAATVSGAGPTVLVLGTDGLPADLRADAENQGWTVLDLQIADGARVVAAD from the coding sequence GTGAGCGACGTGAACGGACCCGGCCCGGAGGTCTTCGGTAGCTCGGGTGGCCGCATCCTGCCGGTCGGTCGGACCGTCACGATCGAGGTTCCGGCGTCCAGCGCGAACCTCGGCCCCGGTTTCGACGCGTTGGGAGTCGCCCTGGGGCTGTACGACTCGGTCACGGTGACCACCATCGACTCCGGTCTCGAGCTGGAGGTGTCGGGCGAGGGCGCCGGTCAGGTGCCCGAGGATGCCTCGCACCTGGTCGCCAAGGCCGTCGAGGCCGGCCTGCGCGCCGGCGGGGTCGGGGTGCCGGGCGTCCGGATCTCGTGTCGGAACGCCATCCCGCACTCGCGGGGTCTCGGGTCGTCGGCCTCCGCCGCGGTCGGGGGACTGGTCGCCGCGAACGGGCTGATGGGCGGCGTGTTGACCGACGAGCACCTGGTCCAGCTGTCGAGCGAGTTCGAGGGGCACCCGGACAACGCCGCGGCCAGTGTCCTCGGTGGGGTCGTGGTCTCGTGGACGGAGCGTTCCGCCACCGGCGTGCACTACCGTGCGGTCCGGATGGAGGTCGATCCCTCGATCGTCGCGACCGTGCTCGTGCCGTCGGAGACGTCCTCCACCGCCCAGACCCGCGGTCTGCTCCCGGCCACGGTTCCGCACGAGGACGCGGCCTTCAACGCCAGTCGTGCTGCGCTCATGTCGGTCGCGCTGGCGGCCCACCCGGAGTTCCTCCTGGCGGCGACCGAGGACCGGCTCCACCAGTCCTATCGGGCCCCCGCGCTGGTCGCGACCACCGAGTGGGTGACCCGACTGCGCGAGAGGGGCCTCGCCGCGACGGTCTCCGGCGCCGGCCCGACCGTGCTGGTGCTGGGAACCGACGGGTTGCCGGCGGATCTGCGTGCGGACGCCGAGAATCAGGGCTGGACGGTGCTGGACCTGCAGATCGCGGACGGTGCCCGGGTCGTGGCCGCCGACTGA
- the thrC gene encoding threonine synthase — MSNTHQPVHTRWPGLIEAYRDRLPIGSDWEPVTLYEGGTPLIRATYLSEVTGCEVYLKVEGLNPTGSFKDRGMTMAVTDAKARGQKAVLCASTGNTSASAAAYATRAGMGCAVLIPQGKIAAGKLAQAVMHGATIIQVDGNFDDCLELARKTTATYAEIGLVNSVNPVRIEGQKTAAFEIVDVLGRAPDLHFLPVGNAGNITAYWKGYTEYHADGVISARPRMMGVQAAGAAPLVDGAPVKNPETIATAIRIGAPASWDGAVTARDESGGTFRKRTDEQILEAYRIVAGKDAVYVEPASAASVAGLLDAHAGGELEAGQTIVCTVTGNGLKDPDTALLGMPEVEAIPVDPSAVAGALGLE; from the coding sequence ATGAGCAACACCCACCAGCCCGTGCACACCCGGTGGCCCGGCCTCATCGAGGCCTACCGCGATCGTCTCCCGATCGGCTCCGACTGGGAGCCGGTGACGCTCTACGAGGGCGGCACCCCGCTCATCCGCGCGACGTACCTCTCCGAGGTCACCGGGTGCGAGGTGTACCTCAAGGTCGAGGGCCTCAACCCGACCGGGTCGTTCAAGGACCGCGGTATGACGATGGCCGTGACGGACGCGAAGGCGCGTGGTCAGAAGGCCGTGCTCTGCGCCTCCACGGGCAACACGTCCGCGTCGGCCGCCGCGTACGCCACGCGTGCCGGGATGGGCTGTGCGGTGCTGATCCCGCAGGGCAAGATCGCCGCCGGCAAGCTCGCGCAGGCCGTGATGCACGGGGCGACCATCATCCAGGTCGACGGTAACTTCGACGACTGCCTGGAGCTGGCTCGCAAGACCACCGCCACCTATGCCGAGATCGGGCTGGTCAACTCGGTCAACCCGGTCCGGATCGAGGGTCAGAAGACCGCGGCGTTCGAGATCGTGGACGTCCTCGGCCGCGCGCCCGACCTGCACTTCCTGCCGGTGGGCAACGCGGGCAACATCACCGCGTACTGGAAGGGCTACACCGAGTATCACGCCGACGGCGTCATCTCGGCGCGCCCACGGATGATGGGCGTGCAGGCCGCAGGCGCCGCGCCGCTGGTCGACGGTGCCCCCGTCAAGAACCCCGAGACCATCGCCACCGCCATCCGGATCGGCGCCCCGGCGTCGTGGGACGGCGCCGTGACCGCCCGCGACGAGTCCGGTGGGACGTTCCGCAAGCGCACCGACGAGCAGATCCTCGAGGCCTACCGGATCGTCGCGGGCAAGGACGCCGTCTACGTCGAGCCTGCCTCCGCGGCCTCGGTGGCCGGACTGCTCGACGCGCATGCCGGCGGCGAGCTCGAAGCGGGGCAGACCATCGTGTGCACCGTGACAGGCAACGGTCTGAAGGACCCGGACACCGCGCTGCTCGGCATGCCCGAGGTCGAGGCCATCCCCGTGGACCCGTCGGCTGTCGCCGGCGCGCTCGGCCTGGAGTGA
- the prmC gene encoding peptide chain release factor N(5)-glutamine methyltransferase — translation MDPHPGRVTGVVRRAAQTLAAAGVDSAHAEAQLICAHVLGIERHRLMLADDLDAAARGEVERIVAARVRDRTPLQYLLGRAVSGRLELAVGPGVFIPRPETELLVEWTLAALPAPGSVPGPLVVDLCAGSGTLALEIAHARPDARVHAVELHEAALEWLRRNADERAAAGDTPIEVHHADATDPDALGNLHGRVTAVVSNPPYIPVTDDLPADVLAHEPATALFGGRDGLVVVTPLVDVAAALLAPGGHLAVEHDDTTGAAVAAVVSAQGGFGTVEQHTDLAGRPRFVTATRLDAAREGRADNEPDDNEPADNEPADNEPDDDEVVTTARKGITR, via the coding sequence GTGGACCCCCACCCGGGCCGCGTGACCGGGGTCGTGCGCCGGGCCGCGCAGACGCTCGCCGCGGCGGGCGTGGACTCGGCACACGCCGAGGCGCAGCTCATCTGCGCCCACGTGCTCGGCATCGAACGCCACCGGCTCATGCTCGCCGACGACCTCGACGCCGCCGCGAGGGGCGAGGTCGAGCGGATCGTCGCCGCCCGGGTCCGCGACCGCACCCCGCTGCAGTACCTGCTCGGCCGCGCGGTCTCCGGCCGGCTCGAGCTGGCCGTGGGGCCGGGGGTGTTCATCCCGCGGCCGGAGACCGAGCTGCTGGTCGAGTGGACGCTCGCGGCCCTGCCCGCGCCGGGCTCCGTCCCCGGCCCGCTCGTGGTGGACCTCTGCGCGGGCAGCGGCACCCTGGCGTTGGAGATCGCCCACGCCCGGCCCGACGCCCGGGTGCACGCGGTCGAACTGCACGAGGCCGCGCTGGAGTGGCTGCGCCGCAACGCGGACGAGCGCGCCGCCGCGGGGGACACCCCGATCGAGGTCCACCACGCCGATGCCACCGACCCCGACGCGCTCGGGAACCTGCACGGACGCGTCACGGCCGTCGTGTCCAACCCGCCGTACATCCCCGTCACCGACGACCTCCCCGCGGATGTCCTCGCGCACGAGCCGGCCACCGCGTTGTTCGGGGGACGGGACGGCCTCGTCGTCGTCACCCCCCTCGTCGACGTCGCCGCCGCGCTCCTCGCCCCGGGAGGGCACCTCGCCGTCGAGCACGACGACACCACCGGCGCCGCGGTCGCCGCGGTCGTGTCCGCGCAGGGGGGCTTCGGTACCGTGGAGCAGCACACCGACCTCGCCGGCCGTCCGCGGTTCGTCACCGCGACGCGACTCGACGCGGCTCGCGAGGGCAGAGCCGACAACGAACCCGACGACAACGAACCCGCCGACAACGAACCCGCCGACAACGAACCCGACGACGACGAGGTCGTCACGACCGCCCGGAAGGGGATCACCCGGTGA